In Rhizophagus irregularis chromosome 12, complete sequence, a single window of DNA contains:
- a CDS encoding mitochondrial Homoaconitase — protein sequence MTTYGRDQVNGTAEGKVNNPYMPRYEELLSRVNNFSIIESTLREGEQFANAFFDTAKKIEIAKALDDFGVEYIELTSPAASEQSRQDCTAICQLGLKAKILTHIRCHIDDARIAVETGVDGVDIVIGTSSYLREFSHGKDMNYITEKATEVINFVKSKGIEVRFSSEDSFRSDLVDLLSIYRTVDKLGVNRVGIADTVGCANPRQVYELVRTLRGVVSCDIECHFHNDTGCAIANAYAALEAGATHIDTSVLGIGERNGITPLGGFCARMYTADKNYIKNKYKLHMLRDLENLVADAVSVQVPFNNYITGYCAFTHKAGIHAKAILNNPSTYEILKPEDFGMTRYVSIGHRLTGWNAVKNRVEQLGLSLTDDQVKKVTAKIKELADIRPQSMEDVDNLLRDYHYAVTSGDQSQVANVLSTAIAN from the exons atgactaCATACGGACGCGATCAGGTTAACGGTACTGCCGAAGGGAAGGTAAATAACCCATATATGCCACGATATGAAGAATTACTGAGCCGGGTTAATAACTTCTCTATCATCGAATCAACTCTAAgag aGGGAGAACAATTTGCCAATGCTTTTTTTGATACAGCTAAAAAGATTGAAATAGCCAAAGCATTGGATGATTTTGGAGTCGAATATATTGAATTGACATCACCAGCTGCTTCAGAACAATCAAGACAAGATTGCACGGCTATTTGTCAATTAGGATTGAAAGCTAAAATTTTAACTCATATCAGATGTCATATAGATGATGCTCGAATTGCAGTAGAAACCG GTGTTGATGGTGTCGATATTGTAATTGGTACCTCATCATATCTTCGTGAGTTTTCTCATGGAAAAGATATGAATTATATTACCGAAAAAGCTACAGAAGTtataaatttcgttaaatcTAAGGGAATCGAGGTTCGATTTTCCTCAGAAGATTCATTTCGTAGTGATCTGGTTGACTTATTAAGTATTTATCGCACTGTGGATAAATTGGGAGTTAATCGTGTCGGTATTGCTGACACAGTTGGCTGCGCAAATCCACGACAAGTTTATGAATTGGTTAGAACACTTCGTGGAGTTGTATCTTGTGATATTGAATGTCATTTTCACAATGATACTGGTTGTGCAATCGCTAATGCTTATGCAG cTCTCGAGGCTGGTGCAACTCATATCGATACCTCAGTACTTGGTATTGGTGAGCGTAACGGTATAACTCCTCTTGGTGGATTTTGTGCTCGTATGTACACCGCAGACAAGAATTATATCAAGAATAAATATAAGCTTCATATGCTACGTGACCTCGAAAATTTGGTAGCTGATGCAGTTAGCGTTCAAGttccatttaataattatattaccgGTTATTGTGCATTTACTCATAAGGCTGGTATTCACGCCAaagcaattttaaataatccaagTACTTATGAAATCTTGAAACCAGAAGATTTTGG tatgacaAGGTATGTGTCTATCGGACATCGATTGACGGGCTGGAATGCTGTCAAAAATCGTGTTGAACAACTGGGTCTCAGTCTAACTGATGACCAAGTTAAAAAGGTTACTGCTAAGATTAAGGAATTAGCAGATATTCGTCCACAAAGTATGGAGGACGTTGATAATCTGTTACGAGATTATCATTATGCCGTTACTTCGGGAGATCAATCTCAAGTTGCAAATGTTTTATCTACCGCAATTGCAAACTAA
- a CDS encoding 60S ribosomal protein uL24, whose translation MKFSKDVSSSRRKSRKAHFSAPSSVRRKIMSAALSKELRDKYNTRSIPIRKDDEVRIVRGTFKGRDGKVLRVYRKRWVIHIDRISKEKISGNTVPVGIHPSNVVVTKLKINKDRKSLLDRKNRVLKKDEDKAKIEEMDE comes from the exons ATGAAATTCTCTAAAG atgTTAGTTCTTCTCGACGTAAAAGCCGAAAAGCGCATTTTTCTGCTCCCTCTTCGGTCCGCAGGAAAATTATGAGTGCTGCATTATCCAAGGAACTTAGAGAcaaatataat aCTCGATCTATTCCAATTCGTAAAGATGATGAAGTTCGTATCGTACGTGGTACATTTAAAGGTCGTGATGGAAAAGTACTCAGAGTTTATCGTAAGAGATGGGTTATCCACATTGATCGCATCAGTAAGGAAAAAATAAGCGGTAACACTGTTCCAGTTGGTATTCATCCGTCAAATGTTGTGGTAACTAAGCTAAAGATTAATAAGGACAGAAAGAGTCTGCTGGACCGAAAAAACagagttttaaaaaaagatgaagatAAAGCTAAGATTGAAGAAATGGATGAA TAA
- a CDS encoding 60S ribosomal protein L26B variant 3 — translation MKFSKDVSSSRRKSRKAHFSAPSSVRRKIMSAALSKELRDKYNTRSIPIRKDDEVRIVRGTFKGRDGKVLRVYRKRWVIHIDRISKEKISGNTVPVGIHPSNVVVTKLKINKDRKSLLDRKNRVLKKDEDKAKIEEMDEV, via the exons ATGAAATTCTCTAAAG atgTTAGTTCTTCTCGACGTAAAAGCCGAAAAGCGCATTTTTCTGCTCCCTCTTCGGTCCGCAGGAAAATTATGAGTGCTGCATTATCCAAGGAACTTAGAGAcaaatataat aCTCGATCTATTCCAATTCGTAAAGATGATGAAGTTCGTATCGTACGTGGTACATTTAAAGGTCGTGATGGAAAAGTACTCAGAGTTTATCGTAAGAGATGGGTTATCCACATTGATCGCATCAGTAAGGAAAAAATAAGCGGTAACACTGTTCCAGTTGGTATTCATCCGTCAAATGTTGTGGTAACTAAGCTAAAGATTAATAAGGACAGAAAGAGTCTGCTGGACCGAAAAAACagagttttaaaaaaagatgaagatAAAGCTAAGATTGAAGAAATGGATGAAGTATGA
- a CDS encoding 60S ribosomal protein L26B variant 2, whose translation MSAALSKELRDKYNTRSIPIRKDDEVRIVRGTFKGRDGKVLRVYRKRWVIHIDRISKEKISGNTVPVGIHPSNVVVTKLKINKDRKSLLDRKNRVLKKDEDKAKIEEMDE comes from the exons ATGAGTGCTGCATTATCCAAGGAACTTAGAGAcaaatataat aCTCGATCTATTCCAATTCGTAAAGATGATGAAGTTCGTATCGTACGTGGTACATTTAAAGGTCGTGATGGAAAAGTACTCAGAGTTTATCGTAAGAGATGGGTTATCCACATTGATCGCATCAGTAAGGAAAAAATAAGCGGTAACACTGTTCCAGTTGGTATTCATCCGTCAAATGTTGTGGTAACTAAGCTAAAGATTAATAAGGACAGAAAGAGTCTGCTGGACCGAAAAAACagagttttaaaaaaagatgaagatAAAGCTAAGATTGAAGAAATGGATGAA TAA